TTAAATCAggatggcaggtgtctctctgtctccctctctgtatcccccttccctcttgatttctgtctgtctctatccaataaataaataaataaataaatataattaaaaaattaaaaagtattgatGGATTATATGATGTGGGTAACTAcaaaagtgtttctttttctcattatgacTACCATTCAGGAGATTTTTTTCGTGAAATGACAGATTCTACCTTCTTTCATTTTGCTTTTGCTTGTCATGACTTAACCCTGCTAAGATTACTTCACTATAGAACTGACATTGCCGTGATACTCACTGGGAtaattctccatctctttctgtctctgccagtCTTTGGTGACCCCACAGGATCAAGGAACCAAAGCAACCACTGGTGTCAGAAATCTATAGTGAGAATTTTTGCTATGAAATATGATTGCTACAGTTACTTAAAGGAAAGCACAATAAACAACAGAGTATCTCCCTGGGCTATATCAATAGGAGCACTCTTCCTAGCACAGATTGTCACTGgaatcatgggaaatttctctcttctttaccaTTACCTCTTCCTTTACTGCATTCAGTCCAGGTTGAAGGCCACAGACTTGATACTCTCGCACCTGACACTAGCCAActtcttcctcattctctccaAAGCTGTCCCCAAGACAATGGCAGGATTGGGGCTGAcagacttcatgagtggttttGCATGCCAATTTCATTTGTATGTCTACAGAGTGGCCAGGGGGGTGTCCATTGGCACCACCTGCCTCTTGAGTGTCTACCAGACCATCACGATCAGCCCCATGAACTCCTGCTGGAAAGAGCTGAAAGTCAGAGCTCCAAAGTGTGTTGGCTGctccctttccctctgctggATTCTGTACATCTTAGTCAATTTGATTTTTCCTACATATGTGTCCTATGTATCTGGCCAATGGAGCAACATAGTCACTGTGAAGAAAACGGATTTGCAAGACTGTTCTTCTGTAGATCATGATAAGATATTAGCCTTAGTCTATTCAGCATTACTAGTATTTCCTGAGGTTTTGTTTTCTGTGCTCATCATCTGGTCCAGTGGATCCATGGTATTCATCCTGTTCAGGCACAAACACCGGGTCCAGCACATTTGCAGGACTAAGCTTTTCCCCAGACCCTCAGCTGAGTCCAGAGCCACACAAAGCATCCTCCTTCTGCTGAGCACCTTTGTATGTTTTCACACCCTTTCCTCCATGTTTAATATTTGTCTGGCTCTGTACCAGGATCTGAACAAATGGCTGGTGAAGATCACAGAACTTATTGCTCTGGGTTTTCCCACTATGAGCCCCTTTCTTCTCATGAGCCGTGACCCCATTCTGTACAGGATCTTATCTGCCTGCACTACGACTAAGAAACCCCTTGTTCTTAAGCAAAACAcataaactgttttttttcttttgtgcacaaACTTCACTTTTCACTCTCAAACAATGGTCTTGGTTTTAAGAAAAAGTTACTTATTCTGAAGTGGAGCCTAGAGGCCCTGGGATTTGTCAGCTAGTGGAGTACTGAAGCCCCCAGGTCACACAGGTGGGGGGCAACAGCTTGAGTTCATCCAGACAACAAACATCCTGATGAGAGCCCAGATGCCTTTGTCAAATGTTGGATGAGAAAATCTGAAAGGGTTGCAGCCTAGGTCcttaaacataaatataaatgggtattccaactatgacaccatttccccagacaataacctgggtccacctacgtattagctgtcagactcaggcaaaaatttgtaaagtctactcctcaccacagggtttttactttggtgccctacttacaatttggtcaggtcctgcttttagtttccctttcagatcttcttactcaacttctgttgaaggttgaaggtctggcttctgtaattgcttccccgctgaacatgggcgttgactggttggtccatactcccagtctgcctctctctttccctaatagggtgggtctctggggaagcggagctcaggacacactgatggggtcttcagtctagggaagcctggccggcatcctgatgacatctggaacctggtgactgaaaagagagttaacatacgaagccaaacaaattgttgagcaatcatggacccaaagcttggaatagaggagaggaagtgttaggggggtactcattgcaaactctagtgcacttctgctttcaggcatatattttgcagtagtttacggatatgtgtgaacatatgctctctctcacaggtgTTTCCATAGAAATGGTTATGATCTCCTTAAACTTAATAGAAACACAgcatccctttttaaaaaattgtttttatttaaagcaAACAGAGATTTTATACTATACAAGCCTAGTGTATGCATACTTgactaagaaaaataataacggAACCCTAAGCTTCCCAAGTTTTGTCTCATTCCATTAGGAGTGTAAATTTTTACCATTGTTCCAAGTAaattctcagttctggtttaggTTGGAGCCATGGATTGAAACATGGGTCTTAGAGGCTTCAAACAAGCAAgttcagtgctctggtgctgAGATAACTCTTGGAACCTACTGCTGAGCTGAGATGAAACTGCAAGTCAAGGACAAGAAGCAAGTTTGAATTTGTTCTCAACACTGACCTTACTTTGAACAGAGGGCCTTCTACCTGAGACTGTTGCCACATTTTCTAACTGTGCATGGTGGCAGCAGGGCTGAGTTTCAGGCTCCTGAGAGTGTCCACGGAGGAGAGAGGATGCAGCTGGCATCTGGAAGCTTGTGCTCCAGAGAGCTGCGAGTTCCAAAGGGCAGGAGTTGACACTTTCAAGAGTAGAATTCAGTCATCACTTCAGGGAGAGATGGACTTAGGAGACTGAGATCAGGAGAAAATTGAGGAATGAATTCTGAAGTGTTTCCTGTTTGTTGGGGCATAAAATTGAAGAAGATGGCATTTTGCCAGGCTGGTGAAATGAATCCCCAGAACTAGTTTAAGAAACCCCCAGCCCTTAGGTGGAGCATAAAACACTTGCACAGGTAAAGCCTATCTGCTGGCCACTTTCAATACACCTGTCAACAGACACGGCTCCacatctggcaaaaaaaaaaaaaaaaaaaaagagagagagagagagagagagagaagactccatGTCCCAGGGAACATTGctccaagaaataaagacaggAAAACCCTTTTCAAATAAAAACACAAGTGAGATGATTAGACAAGGAGACATCCTGAAGGATGATCTTGTATGTTGATTCTCAGAACTCCAGCCTATCTGTGGGGAGTATCTGTCTGGGCTTCTCTGTCTACTGGCTGCTCCCAACTCTGTCTTATTTCCTACAGTAAAATCTGTGGTAAACATAGCTATGAAGTTGGAGCATAAAGAACTCTTTGAATTCTGGGGACTTAGGGCTCCACAGTAGCAAACTTGGGTTAAACCAtgaagagatatagagaaaatCTGGGGTACTCCACCACTCTCAAGGAAGAAAATGGGGTTTGAttactctctttcctttctctttccgcACTAAACATTCAGAATAGCcctattctcttttctctcctccctgctAAATCTGTTAACATATGTGGGAATCTGGTCTTAAGAGTCCTCAACAGTTTTAGTCGGTGTGGTTTAGCCACCTCAGTTGGCAATGGGTCCCAGAAATAGATGGAGCTTCAGCTCCTTGCTGGAAAACTCAAATCATAGAGTGACACCATTTGAGCACTTtgttctcttctcccttccctctatacATTTTTTCTCTTATCCTGGTTTCCCTAACCTCCATTCATTCCTCagcagtttttatttctttatttgtattatattatttatttatttactggatagagacagccagatattgagaagaaggggaaaacagagagggagagagacagagagacacctgcagcactggttcaccacttgtgaagatttccacctgcagctggggaccaggggcttgaatcccagtccttggGTTCAAGCATACAAAATATGTGCTCAGGGTCCTGGTGGTAGCacaagcgggttaagtgcacatgtcacaaaacTCGAGGTCAGGGATAAGGATCACGtttggagcttcacaagtggtaaagcaagtctgcatgtgtctttctcccccccctctcttgtcttccccatctctcttgatttctctctgtactgtccggcaacaacaatagcaataacaacaagggcaacaaaatggaaaaaatagcctccaggagcagtgtatttgtagtgcaggcactgagtcccattgataaccctggaggcaaaacaattacatatatatatattattcaatcaggtgtgccaatacccagcccccacttcagcagtttttaaaaaattaatttatttagggagttgggcagtagcgcagcgggttaagcgcacatggcacaaagcactatggacctgcttaaggatccaggtttgagcccccagctccccacctgcgggggagttgattcacaggcggtgaagcaggtctgcaggtgtctctctttctttctccctctgtcttcccctcctctctccatttctctctgtcctacccaacaatgatgacatcaataacaacaacaataataactaaaacaacaagggcaacaaaagggaaattaaataaataaataaataaaatataaaaactttatttataaaatggaaacactgaccataggataagaggggtacaatgcccaccaccagagcagtggattccatcccctcccctgaaagctttcctattctttaactccctgggagtatggacccagggtcattatagggtgcagaaggtggaaggtctggcttctgtaattgcttccccaataaaCATGtgaattgacaggttgatccatactcccagcctgtctctccctttccatagtggggcagagctctgaggaagcggagctccaggacacattggtggggtcatctacccagggaagtccagttggcatcatggtagcatctggaacctggtggctgaaaaagagttaacatttaagccatacaaatttttgactaattatgaacctaaaggctggaatattgtagatgaagatttggggtctctgttttggaaatagctagtagggctattttaggtgtatttcaaagggcccatgactttattagtttttgtcttCAGCAGTTTTAAAGTAGTCTGAAATGTTTATTAGTGATCTTTATAAACAGGAGGTTTTTCTAGCCACCTGAGACTCAGGGACCTTTGAAAACTCTTCTAGCAAAAATCTATGACTATCTAAAACCAAGAAGAGTTAATGCAATTGCAAAccggtaaaattaaaaaaatattttatttatttattaatgagggaataaaaggagagagaaagaaccagatatcattttggcacatgtactgctgggaatcaaactcaggacctcatgcttgagaattcaacaccTTATCCAATGTACCACCCTCTGAACCATGCAAACTGGTAAACTGATTCTATTTGTATGCTATGTGTCTGTCTTACTTGTTAATAATTAAGTTTGGATTCGTTCCTTATAGAATTTGAgagatgtcatttgttgttgttggggagattaatggtttatagttaacagtaaatacagttgttggtacatgtgtaaaattactCAGTTTTACGCAAAACactctcgcccccccccccatctagctcctcctccaccattgtgtaCTAGGTTCTGAACCTTTTTGGCCTCACCACCACCGgatttctttactttggtgcaatccaccaaacccagtccaagttatgccttgtgtttccctttctgttcttatttctcaacttgtaTGAGTGaggtaatcccatattcatccttctctttctggcttaagaGAGATGCAAATTTAAGGAGAAGTTTCTCAaagcaaaattaaagaaaaatattttgaatcaACGTTACAGAAACCTTATGAATAAAACCAAAGTCTCAGTTTGTGTATGTTTGTCTTGTGATTTCTGTATTTGTATGTCTTTCATTTTCCTCTGATAGACATTGATGACTAAATACAAAGGTCAAAatatggggtcaggcagtagcacagcgggttaagcagacatagtgcaaagcacaaggatgggctcaaggatcccaattcaagcccctggcttcccacttgtaggggggtcccttcacaggcagtgaaacaggtctctaggtgtctatttttctctccccctctctgtcttcccctcctctctcaatttctctctgtactattcaacaacaacagcaataataacaatagtaacaataacaagggcaacaaatgtgggaaaaaatgacctcctggagcagtggactcgtagtgcaggcaccaagcctcagcaatcaccctggaggcaaaacaaaagtcaaaaaatattattattattttattgccaccagggttattattggagcTTGGCTCCTGCGGGTtcaatccacaactcctggaagccattcctcctccccttttaaaaagatttttttaaattttaaaatctatttatttattattggataaagacagagagaaattgagaggggacgggggtAGTGAGGGAAcgtaacagagagaaagacacttgtagctctgcttcaccacccgtgaagcttacccctgtaggtggagaacgggggcttgaacccaggtcctttagcactgtaatgtgtacacttaatcaggtgcaccacttctaAAAATAgtggaggaagaaatagagagggagggagtcgggctgtagcgcagcgggttaagcgcaggtggcgcaaagcacaaggaccggcataaggatcctggttcgaaccccggctccccacctgcaggggagtcgcttcacaggcggtgaagcaggtctgcaggtgtctatctttctctcctcctctctgtcttcccctcctctctccatttctctctgtcctatccaacaatgacaacaacaataataactacaacaataaaacaagggcaacaaaagggaataaataaataaaataaataaataaataaataaataaaaagaaatagagagggtaaggGACCTAACAACACCTATAGTACTTGCTTCATCTCTTGCCCCCCACACCCTGccacatttttcctttcttcagttGCTTTGCAGTAGGAATTCTGGTTAATGTTGTAATTAAGAGTAATGCATTTGAAAATGGGTAAATTGATGGctgtatatttgttttatttaactgAGATTCAATTGCTTATTTGAGAATATCTGAGAGATCAAATCTAGAGAGAAGCTTCTTCAGTCATAATTATAGAAGGAGAAAAccataaacattttaaatttcattttcttcaaatctaggatttttaaaagaacattttatgGGGGGTGTTAATCATTTACAgcgcagttgttgacatatgggtatagTTTCTTATTGCTGTGATAGCTTTCATCTGGCAATGGTTTCCTCAAAACATTTTCAccccccatgtccactggagaaaaaaattacagaatccagatcttccacctctgcacctcataaagaattttgggggcttgcagtggtgcactgggttaagtgccatTAGTATGAAGTGTGAGGATGCACTCAAAAATCACAGTTCAAGATCCCGGTTCGACACCTGCAAGGggctctcttcacaagcggtgaagcaggtctgcaggtgtctctctgtctctctctttctctatttcccccttatctctcagtttctctttgtcctatccaataaaaaatgaaaaacaaaaaggccaccaggagtagtggattttcagtgcaggcccagtgacaaccttggaggtaaaaaaaggaaaaaaaattaataattctggtccatattttcagagggattaaaaatagggaagcttccaatggaggcgatgggatacagaactctggtggtaggaagtgtgtggaattgtatccctgttattttataattttgtgaatcattattaaatcactaacaaaaattaaaaaaaattctcatcccCAACTTAAGCTCctctccaccattatgcaccagaacCCCCCAAAGTGCCCCCCCCAACCAAACCATCCTGCCCTCCCTCTCCAGAGTAATTTGCTTTCGTacacaagtttttatttttatttttattttttttaggaacAATCAATCTCCTATGAGGACATCCTTtattgggtcaggtggtggtgcatctgcttgagtgcctgtgctacagtgtgcaaggagctggaTTCAAGACCcctgtcctcacttgcagggaggaaatcTTCACTTGcattgaagtagtgttgcaggtctctctctacattcctctcaatttttctctgtttatatccaataaataataaataaattataaaaattaaaattccttTGCTAACTGTACTCTCCATTCTTTCTAGTAAACAGGAAGAAAATGGAATGGGAATGTTTGCTAGGTTCTGTCCCTTATTCCGACTATCCTATGAGAGCTCAGCTATCTGACAGCCTTAGGCATCTACAGACACATCCTCAGAAAAGGGTGGCTGGAGCCCACAGAATACAGATCAAATACAAGTCTTGGAAGCATCAGAACCAAAAAGGAATAGACAtaactttcatatttattttctagGGATTCAACAACAGAGACCAATAGCATAAATGCTTTAAATAGAAGATAAAAACTCTGCTTTCACAATTTTGGGCCACTGTCTCTCTGACTCATCTCAGTTTCAGAATCCCTAGAGCTCATAAATAAAGCTCTGGGcttgtgggaagaagctatgaagtctattttagatatgttccatgtGGTGCATGACttcagtagtttttgcctgagcctgatagctaacatgtaggtgggctagaagtattgtccaggaagatggtgtcagagttgagaataggactataaagctggattaaggcagagagtggctcccaaatatgaggaaagtatacaaataccacAAACTGTGAACTCTATTGATATGACCTACAGTccctatctatttatatttagcacaggagcctttgtaacttGTGAATCCCTGTCAATCTAAgcttacattccatggtcacatctgggaacattctaggctgcactcatttcaggaccagtcttcctcaagtggaagagtaggttgacccaatcCCTCTTTGGATAATGGGGCCAGTTCATAcctttgttgttctacattgagggcaatgtcctggataggcccacaagagggcttataataatgttcctcatggaagtgaccaatgttggtggagagagatatatatatattacagctcTAGGCTAATCATATCTctgtgggaattcaaggattccctgattagagcCTCAGATGACAGCCTGGTAGTGacaaaaaaggccatcattaaagtctgttagtctcttgtctatagccagcttttgtagtccttattttatctgacaaggttagacttaaagtgactgagagaagtgaagtaggggataggagaggagggtatctagccCTAAGTACTaagtatttgattaggtactttatggtgtttttagttctttctacctgcttgctgaacttcccacatgaagatccctagttttatttgctctattactatctttgggttcctgtttactaaacatatcttaccgcctttcagccaccaatttgcagatgctaccatgatgttatcCTGACCTCccagggcagacagcctcaccaatgtgtcccagaacctctgcTCTCCagaacctaccccactagggaaagatagaaacaggctaaggatatggatcgacctgccaaagtccatgtccagctgagaagaaattacagaattcagatcttttgccttctgcaccccaaaaagaattttgatccatattcccagagagggataaagaatgaggaagcttccaatagggacttcgaggttacacaggctctggtgctaaatatatataggccctggagCAGGTAAACAGtcaattttagccacagatttttttctATAAGAACAGGGCCTACttcctgccctaattcaactttgtagccccttttctctactctgataccactctcagacaacattcttatccaacctcagactagctaccaaactcaagcaaaactaccataagttgggtgcccccaggaacatgcctaatatggttttcctagctttctccTACCTAAAATCCATAATCTCATgggctctaatcctacttttttgttcctgttcattaaccatattGTCTCAGCTTAGGTCATGTGACCTTCTAGACACAAaggtacagatgctaccatgactccaccccaacttctctgggcagatgacctcaccagtgtatcctgtaccttcacatctccagagcttggtccactagggaaagatagtaacaggctgggtggcctagaacctctagggtgaggctcactttcctgcatgcttctctcagttcataccaaataatattgcatccgccaatcccaacctaatcaacacaatgagcaccacctcagcatactt
The DNA window shown above is from Erinaceus europaeus chromosome 2, mEriEur2.1, whole genome shotgun sequence and carries:
- the LOC103127894 gene encoding vomeronasal type-1 receptor 4-like — its product is MKYDCYSYLKESTINNRVSPWAISIGALFLAQIVTGIMGNFSLLYHYLFLYCIQSRLKATDLILSHLTLANFFLILSKAVPKTMAGLGLTDFMSGFACQFHLYVYRVARGVSIGTTCLLSVYQTITISPMNSCWKELKVRAPKCVGCSLSLCWILYILVNLIFPTYVSYVSGQWSNIVTVKKTDLQDCSSVDHDKILALVYSALLVFPEVLFSVLIIWSSGSMVFILFRHKHRVQHICRTKLFPRPSAESRATQSILLLLSTFVCFHTLSSMFNICLALYQDLNKWLVKITELIALGFPTMSPFLLMSRDPILYRILSACTTTKKPLVLKQNT